The Drechmeria coniospora strain ARSEF 6962 chromosome 02, whole genome shotgun sequence genome has a segment encoding these proteins:
- a CDS encoding Noc1p protein — MAPTATLTATSSTTSTTPSHSHRALFAGGSSTTTRPAFGRSLRKLATAASTPDLSSLYAAQGSSTSPVSSLSRKGSLALLTPSSLASIPDVSEAYALDSVLSDSTYMMTPATPGQLSVSAVDVVVGDAVDVPGGMHGIVRFIGSVQGKRGTFAGIDLHADHAAKGKNNGDVDGIAYFLTTLPGAGIFVPVSKVTRRGFSHSAVKGFPMTPTPSASAGLRNMNHATTFTPPTPGRHQFSVSVGPAAKAPSPHGRKPRMSLPRSESPVRRVQMTPGPRPSISAPVKVPPRYGSPTNKFSQSVRGAAVDPSKKIRLAAATGSRSASALGSTRDLDDEAALLDLQRVKTNGSTGSASSSSNLRSLGPASRANAANEEELERLRTLLEDRDRQLREQTTTLADMESSLVELQTLMEHPDGLAFRRNSIDDKDTAQLRHLLREKSEKVAMLTTEFDAHRADFRSTIDTLEMASSETERVYEKRIEELMIDLRELESRNLDVESVASQLKQLEELVQELEEGLEDARRGEAEARGEAEFLRGEVERTRTELRRERDKAESGGHLHGEHAALSKELEKKEDEIRGLKAIIHSLSRDSILDQAALQRPGSLVASGDSADTFDNKMGREELVRQMRERQALAEQKNTRQALTVQMNTREADMEQESDALQTPVAAHQPSVRDSRDTVIPAPTHERRSREATHKRSNTLGSMRESDAYSTATETSTLWCEICETGGHDLLTCTNMFASDGPRIAGGSNAGDPVANPVANPVGTPIKNLVGLRRRSKSPIREVPQPDLASSQSPSTSPAKSKTMPPTTMPPVKILPNPMESGPVAGKESGIMDPEKWCAVCERDGHDSVDCPFEDAF, encoded by the exons atggctccGACAGCAACCCTCACCGCAACCAGCAGCACAACGTCCACGACGCCTAGCCACAGCCACCGTGCCCTATTTGCtggcggcagcagcaccaccaccagaCCTGCCTTTGGCCGTTCCCTTCGAAAGCTCGCCACCGCAGCCTCGACTCCCGACCTCAGCTCCCTCTACGCCGCCCAAGGCTCATCGACGTCCCCCGTTTCGAGCTTGTCGCGCAAGGGTTCGCTGGCCCTGctgacgccgagctcgcttGCCAGCATCCCCGATGTTAGCGAGGCGTACGCCCTCGACTCTGTCCTGAGCGATTCAACCTACATGATGACCCCCGCGACCCCGGGACAGctctccgtctcggccgtcgacgtcgtcgtcggcgacgctgTCGACGTCCCCGGGGGCATGCATGGCATCGTCCGCTTCATCGGCTCCGTCCAGGGGAAGAGGGGAACCTTTGCCGGAATCGACCTTCACGCGGATCACGCAGCCAAGGGCAAGAACAACGGCGATGTGGACGG AATCGCATACTTCTTGACGACCCTTCCCGGGGCTGGCATTTTCGTTCCCGTCTCGAAGGTCACCCGACGAGGTTTCTCCCACAGCGCAGTCAAGGGTTTTCCGATGACGCCGACTCCGAGTGCTTCCGCCGGATTGCGGAACATGAACCATGCGACAACCTTTACACCCCCTACACCGGGCCGCCATCAGTTCAGCGTTTCTGTCGGCCCGGCTGCGAAGGCACCGAGCCCGCATGGCAGGAAACCGAGAATGTCGCTCCCTCGATCCGAATCCCCCGTTCGACGAGTCCAGATGACGCCGGGCCCTCGCCCATCCATTTCCGCTCCCGTCAAAGTGCCTCCGAGATACGGAAGCCCGACCAACAAATTCTCCCAGAGCGTGCGGGGAGCGGCTGTCGACCCCAGCAAAAAGattcgcctcgccgccgccacagGATCTCGCAGTGCTTCCGCCTTGGGCTCCACTCGCGACCTGGACGATGAGGCTGCCCTGCTGGACCTGCAACGAGTCAAGACGAACGGCAGCACCGGCTCGGCATCTTCCTCGAGCAACCTGAGATCACTTGGCCCCGCCTCGCGCGCCAACGCCGCCAACGAGGAAGAGCTCGAACGACTCCGAACGCTGCTCGAGGATCGCGACCGTCAGCTGAGGGAacagacgacgacgttggCCGATATGGAGAGCAGCTTGGTCGAGCTGCAGACTCTCATGGAACACCCCGATGGTCTCGCCTTTCGAAGGAACAGCATCGATGACAAGGACACGGCGCAGCTTCGGCATCTGCTGCGGGAGAAGAGCGAAAAGGTTGCCATGCTCACGACAGAGTTTGATGCCCACCGAGCCGATTTTCGGAGCACCATCGACACGCTGGAAATGGCGAGCTCGGAAACCGAGCGAGTGTATGAGAAGCGCATCGAGGAGCTCATGATCGACCTGCGGGAGTTGGAATCGAGgaacctcgacgtcgaatcGGTCGCGAGCCAGCTGAAGCAGCTCGAAGAGCTCGtgcaggagctcgaggagggccTGGAGGATGCCCGCCGGGGTGAGGCGGAAGCTCGCGGGGAAGCCGAGTTCCTCCGAGGCGAGGTGGAGAGGACCAGGACGGAGCTGCGGCGCGAACGCGACAAGGCCGAATCCGGCGGCCACTTACACGGTGAGCATGCCGCGCTCTCGAAGGAGCTCGAGAAAAAGGAAGATGAGATTCGGGGTCTCAAAGCGATCATACATTCTCTCAGCCGAGATTCCATCCTAGACCAGGCTGCGCTCCAGCGACCTGGCTCCTTGGTTGCCTCTGGCGATTCTGCCGATACCTTCGACAACAAGATGGGCCGTGAGGAGTTGGTACGGCAGATGAGGGAGCGGCAGGCACTTGCGGAGCAGAAGAACACGCGGCAGGCACTCACGGTGCAGATGAACACGCGCGAGGCGGACATGGAGCAGGAGTCGGACGCCCTTCAAACCCCCGTGGCTGCTCATCAGCCTTCGGTCAGGGACTCTCGAGATACCGTCATTCCTGCGCCTACGCACGAGCGGCGCTCACGCGAAGCTACCCACAAGCGCTCCAACACCCTTGGCAGCATGCGCGAGAGCGACGCATACTCCACCGCCACCGAGACCAGCACCCTCTGGTGTGAGATTTGCGAGACGGGCGGCCACGACCTCTTGACGTGCACCAACATGTTTGCGTCCGATGGCCCAAGAATCGCTGGCGGAAGCAACGCTGGAGACCCCGTCGCGAACCCCGTCGCGAACCCCGTCGGAACCCCCATCAAAAACCTCGTCGGATTGAGGAGGCGGAGCAAGAGCCCTATCCGTGAAGTCCCCCAACCGGACCTCGCCAGCTCCCAGTCGCCTTCCACGTCACCCGCGAAATCCAAGACGATGCCTCCAACCACGATGCCACCCGTCAAGATCCTACCAAACCCCATGGAATCTGgtcccgtcgccggcaaggagAGCGGCATCATGGACCCGGAAAAGTGGTGTGCCGTGTGCGAACGGGACGGTCACGACAGCGTCGACTGCCCGTTTGAGGATGCCTTCTAG
- a CDS encoding DnaJ domain-containing protein, which produces MVKETKYYDTLGVSPGATEQELKKAYKINALKYHPGMSHGNIHKNAHNPAAEDKFKEVSHAYEVLSDPQKRQLYDQYGEAGLEGGAGGGGMAAEDLFAQFFGGGGFGGMGGMFGGMNNRGPPKARTIHHTHKVSLEDVYRGKISKLALQRSIICPKCEGLGGKDGAVKKCQGCDGHGMKTMMRQMGPMIQRFQTVCPDCNGEGEIIKEKDRCKQCNGKKTIVDRKVLHVHVDRGVRNGTKVEFRGEGDQSPGVQAGDVVFEIEQKPHNRFTRKDDDLLYKCDIELVTALAGGIIYVEHLDERWLSIEIMPGEAIAPDAVKMVRGQGMPSPRHHDLGNLYIHFNVKFPEKNWSSDPATFEGLRTLLPTPSVQNIPPVNATSEPADLEDLDTQAQGRVFGSPGMGEDEDEDGHPGAERVQCASQ; this is translated from the exons ATGGTGAAGGAAACCAAGTATTACGACACCCTTGGT GTTTCTCCGGGAGCTACCGAGCAGGAGTTGAAAAAGGCGTACAAGATAAACGCCCTCAAGTATCATCCTGGCATGTCACACGGCAACATTC ACAAGAACGCCCATAACCCAGCCGCCGAGGATAAGTTCAAGGAGGTTTCTCACGCCTACGAGGTTCTTTCCGACCCGCAGAAACGACAACTCTATGACCAATACGGCGAAGCCGGCCTTGAGGGCGGCGCTGGTGGAGGCGGCATGGCTGCCGAGGATCTGTTCGCCCAGTTCTTCGGAGGCGGTGGCTTCGGCGGCATGGGCGGCATGTTTGGTGGCATGAACAATCGTGGCCCCCCCAAGGCGCGAACCATTCACCACACCCACAAGGTATCACTCGAGGATGTCTACCGTGGCAAGATTTCCAAGCTCGCACTACAACGCTCCATCATCTGCCCCAAATGCGAGGGCCTGGGCGGCAAGGATGGCGCCGTCAAGAAGTGCCAGGGCTGTGATGGCCACGGTATGAAGACGATGATGCGCCAGATGGGTCCCATGATTCAGCGATTCCAGACTGTTTGCCCCGACTgcaacggcgagggcgagataATCAAGGAGAAGGACCGCTGCAAGCAGTGCAACGGCAAGAAGACAATTGTCGACAGGAAGGTTCTCCATGTGCACGTTGACAGGGGCGTTCGCAACGGTACCAAGGTCGAGTTTCGTGGAGAGGGTGACCAGTCCCCCGGTGTCCAGGCCGGTGACGTTGTCTTCGAGATTGAGCAGAAGCCCCACAACCGATTCACGCGAAAGGATGACGACCTTCTTTACAAGTGCGATATTGAGCTGGTTACCGCCTTGGCCGGTGGCATAATCTACGTCGAACATTTGGACGAGCGATGGCTTAGCATCGAAATCATGCCTGGCGAGGCTATCGCACCTG ACGCTGTCAAGATGGTACGCGGTCAGGGTATGCCATCGCCCCGCCACCACGACTTGGGCAATCTTTACATCCACTTTAATGTCAAATTCCCCGAGAAGAACTGGTCGTCGGATCCTGCCACCTTTGAGGGTCTTCGAACACTGCTTCCAACCCCTTCCGTTCAGAATATCCCGCCTGTCAACGCGACTAGCGAACCGGCCGATCTCGAGGATTTGGATACCCAGGCCCAAGGCAGAGTCTTTGGCAGCCCTGGgatgggcgaggacgaagatgAGGACGGCCACCCTGGCGCCGAGCGTGTGCAGTGCGCTTCGCAGTAA
- a CDS encoding tRNA methyltransferase → MKIPYNQVHCRGDILFAVRGGKIHSFNLPDGKHISTWQHPDVEKVTKAREVISETKSEKEPSVDVDDDVGVDESEPPAKRQKTDAGVDNKAVVDDAAEDRGAGQPCERKGKSKESKAKNKKTHHESKKHQVARVPDRPVVTLLTSTEDGRHVLAVSGHDKVIWVFAHDGHGSLTRLSQRTMPKRPSAVTITPEAQIMCADKFGDVYSLPLIMNSTSAESAPRVSTPNPVAKTIVLEANPLTVHSKRNREALDNQRKQLELKKKRGEEPAKDEEPAFELTLLLGHVSLLTTLVLGKSDSRRYIITGDRDEHIRVSRYVPQAHIIEGFCLGHKQFVSEIMIPSSRDEILVSGGGDEELFVWDWKAGKVLSTTNLLLLAQANAPETAKIAVTGLYSFVHSSESGEVVYVLAICESVNSIFSWQLTASNVLDHVNVIQLPATPLHLSVAASDGTTLPRLIVAMDPSQVPQAKSLQMFTLEIRDGRLAIDTEPSIHDEGLEADEVEASEQEVRSLLYTVENLRKQTDGAENAEADSKEQPRHVASSRYGTLDMRRSASGASHK, encoded by the exons ATGAAGATTCCGTACAACCAGGTCCACTGCCGAGGCGACATCCTCTTTGCCGTTCGTGGAGGCAAGATTCACTCCTTCAACCTTCCAGACGGCAAACACATCTCAACATGGCAACACCCGGATGTAGAGAAAGTTACCAAGGCGCGCGAGGTTATTTCGGAGACAAAATCTGAGAAGGAGCCTTCTGTGGATGTTGACGATGACGTGGGGGTTGACGAAAGTGAGCCGCCGGCCAAGAGGCAGAAGACagatgccggcgtcgacaacAAGGCAGTCGTTGACGATGCCGCAGAGGATAGAGGGGCCGGTCAACCTTGCGAAAGGAAGGGCAAATCGAAGGAGAGCAAGGCCAAGAACAAGAAGACCCATCATGAAAGCAAGAAGCACCAAGTGGCCCGCGTGCCTGATCGTCCTGTAGTTACCCTACTCACCAGTACCGAGGATGGCCGTCATGTGCTGGCTGTATCTGGTCACGATAAAGTCATTTGGGTATTTGCTCACGATGGGCATGGAAGTCTCACACGGCTAAGCCAAAG AACAATGCCTAAACGCCCTTCGGCCGTCACGATAACCCCGGAGGCCCAGATCATGTGCGCCGACAAGTTTGGTGATGTCTACTCGCTACCTCTTATCATGAACTCTACCTCGGCAGAATCGGCGCCTCGCGTCTCCACACCAAATCCTGTGGCCAAGACGATCGTGCTCGAGGCAAACCCGCTCACCGTGCACTCCAAGCGCAACCGCGAGGCTCTCGACAATCAGAGGAAGCAGCTCGAACTGAAAAAGAAGAGGGGCGAGGAGCCAGCGAAGGATGAGGAGCCTGCCTTTGAATTGACGCTGCTTCTGGGCCACGTCTCATTACTGACGACCTTGGTGCTGGGAAAGTCTGATAGCCGAAGGTATATCATCACGGGTGATCGTGACGAACACATCAGAGTATCTCGCTACGTCCCACAGGCGCACATTATCGAAGGGTTCTGCCTGGGACACAAGCAATTCGTCAGCGAGATCATGATTCCATCCTCTAGGGACGAGATCCTAGTCTCAGGGGGAGGGGATGAGGAATTGTTTGTATGGGACTGGAAAGCGGGTAAAGTCTTGTCCACGACGAACCTTCTTTTACTAGCTCAAGCGAATGCCCCGGAAACCGCCAAGATCGCGGTCACAGGCCTGTACTCATTTGTGCACTCCTCCGAATCGGGAGAAGTTGTCTACGTCCTCGCCATCTGCGAAAG TGTAAATTCCATCTTTTCGTGGCAGCTTACCGCCAGCAACGTACTCGACCATGTCAATGTCATTCAACTCCCTGCAACGCCGCTGCACTTATCCGTCGCCGCATCCGACGGTACCACACTACCACGGCTCATTGTCGCCATGGACCCAAGCCAGGTGCCTCAAGCCAAAAGCCTACAGATGTTCACTCTAGAAATAAGGGATGGACGGCTGGCCATTGACACGGAGCCATCTATCCATGACGAAGGGTTGGAGGCTGATGAGGTGGAAGCCTCCGAACAGGAGGTCCGCAGCCTGCTGTACACGGTTGAAAATCTTAGAAAGCAAACTGACGGCGCTGAgaacgccgaggccgac TCTAAGGAACAACCGCGACATGTTGCGTCGTCACGGTATGGGACATTGGACATGAGACGCAGTGCCTCTGGTGCATCACATAAATGA
- a CDS encoding 60S acidic ribosomal protein P0: MGGKSANKAGYFDKLKGLLEAYKSIFIVTIDNVSSQQMHEIRHALRGKGVVLMGKNTMVRRALRTFILDTPEYEKILPHVKGNVGFVFTNDDLKEVRDSLLANRVAAPARAGALAPVDVWVPAGNTGMEPGKTSFFQALQVPTKIARGTIEITTDLKLVEAGNKVGPSEATLLNMLNISPFTYGMGIAQVYDQGQSFPAEILDIGEEQLLKAMSSCINAVATISLAINFPTLPSVMHSLVNSYKNLLAVAVETEITWPEIEQLKDRIANPDAYASAAPVAAATSGGAAEAKPKEEEKEEEEEDDEGFGGLLYVPLLCPLMIWFKLTVPTATKCRCITLEFDRLHSLHFDSCFMDLQRVDNSPARFRKLLRRSDDTGILNAMPTEPDSSVN, encoded by the exons ATGGGGGGCAAGTCTGCAAACAAGGCCGGCTACTTCGACAAGCTCAAGGGCTTGTTGGAGGCCTACAAGTCGAtcttcatcgtcaccatcgacaATGTCTCCTCGCAGCAGATGCACGAGATCCGTCATGCCCTCCGCGGCAAGGGCGTCGTCCTGATGGGAAAGAACACCATG GTCCGCCGTGCGCTCCGAACCTTCATCCTCGACACCCCCGAGTATGAGAAGATCCTGCCTCACGTCAAGGGAAACGTCGGCTTCGTTTTCACCAACGACGACCTCAAGGAGGTTCGCGACAGTCTTCTGGCCAACCGAGTTGCCGCTCCTGCTCGTGCCGGTGCCCTGGCCCCCGTCGATGTTTGGGTCCCCGCTGGAAACACCGGCATGGAGCCCGGCAAGACGTCCTTCTTCCAGGCCCTCCAGGTCCCTACCAAGATTGCCCGTGGTACCATTGAGATCACCACCGATCTtaagctcgtcgaggccggcaacaAGGTCGGTCCCTCCGAGGCCACCCTGCTCAACATGCTCAACATCTCCCCCTTCACCTACGGTATGGGCATTGCCCAGGTCTACGACCAGGGCCAGAGCTTCCCGGCCGAGATTCTCGACATTGGTGAGGAGCAGCTCCTCAAGGCCATGAGCAGCTGCATCAACGCTGTCGCCACCATCTCCCTGGCAATCAACTTCCCCACCTTGCCTTCGGTTATGCACTCCCTCGTCAACTCGTACAAGAACCTCTTAGCCGTTGCTGTCGAAACCGAGATCACATGGCCCGAGATTGAGCAGCTCAAGGACCGCATCGCCAACCCCGATGCTTACGCCTCTGCTGCTCCTGTTGCGGCTGCTACCTCTggtggcgccgccgaggccaagcctaaggaggaggagaaggaggaggaagaggaggatgaTGAGGGCTTCGGTGGTCTCTTGTACGTGCCCTTGTTGTGCCCCCTGATGATTTGGTTCAAGCTAACAGTGCCTACAGCGACTAAATGTCGGTGCATCACGTTGGAGTTCGACAGGCTGCATTCGCTTCATTTCGATTCATGTTTCATGGATTTGCAACGTGTAGATAACTCGCCCGCAAGATTTCGCAAGCTCTTGCGGCGATCGGATGACACGGGAATACTGAACGCGATGCCTACTGAACCAGATTCCAGCGTGAACTGA
- a CDS encoding MutS2 protein, protein MFRSRRFHELLLPRFSAHSSAAVRSTPHPTLRVLPKSSSLSPPALLQSRGKKTTTTISLSDLPQGPIKTESPGPQEDQDGPGYPTVVLQARRNMQKFDNCVLLTRVGGFYELYFEHADEYSPLLNLKLASKKTNAGPVPMAGFPFFQLDRFLKILVQDLNRYVAIAEEFPNEATDKIKSGGLLHDRRVARIITPGTLIDESFIDPYTNNYVLAIHVCGDHGPPSNAEPDLANFPKPSSVSLGLAWLDLSTGHFFTQSSDLASLSSILSRIGPREVVLDKDFESQRDHGIFSILDEDRHLITYSPSPELVDVAEWTPLLETEVPESTRKSFTDEEVSAGSLVLSYVKERLQGIAMKLQPPLRRQSMQIMNIDKNSLRALELKQTLRDGFFRGSLLHTIRRTVTKSGARLLNEWLSSPSTSLEVISARQSLVARFIAANDLRDSIILLLRRSHDSQRLVQKFAMGRGDADDLLALANTIQATKDIVNLLNSASFPTDGDSERACFGSIVSRIHLTQSLKLARRIKQAVDEEGVVHQHEVEDSEAKRMMTLALNVTSLEGSEEVAAVAPGRKKRPASIREYYADDNEAWIMDPAASPMLKNLHIQLKSLLDEKLSLGDALRSRLGASSLTLRWTPALGHIAHIKGKDVKNLPEITALSASRSTRSFHLPEWTSLGQRLDQTRFQIRREEQRVLQSLREQVVLSLVNLRRNAVVLDELDVATSFAKLALEQNLVRPRLNDSTRHTIIGGRHPTVERGLLEQGRSFVRNDCLVGSQTDGLLWLITGPNMAGKSTFLRQNALITILAQTGCYVPASYAELGIVDAIFSRVGSADNLYHDQSTFMVEMLETAHILKQATPRSFVIMDEIGRGTTPEDGTAVSYACLHHLVTVNKCRTLFATHFHKVVDLATKEGLCGQSGSAVHTYCTDVEEDGHGGFVYVHKLRNGVNHKSHALKVARLAGLPERAIDVARQVLDQNSLHSNLHEDAMSAS, encoded by the exons ATGTTTCGCTCCCGTCGCTTCCATGAACTCCTCCTGCCTCGGTTCTCTGCCcactcctcggcggccgtccGATCGACACCCCATCCCACTCTCAGAGTCCTTCCCAAGTCCTCTTCCCTGTCGCCACCAGCTCTCCTGCAGTCAAGAGGtaagaagacgacgacgaccatctCGCTTTCGGACCTGCCTCAAGGACCCATCAAGACCGAATCGCCGGGGCCGCAGGAGGATCAAGATGGACCTGGCTATCCCACCGTTGTGCTCCAGGCCCGTCGCAACATGCAAAAGTTCGACAACTGCGTCCTCCTGacccgcgtcggcggcttctaCGAGCTCTACTTTGAGCATGCTGACGAGTATTCACCGCTGCTGAATCTGAAGCTCGCTTCCAAGAAGACCAACGCAGGCCCGGTTCCCATG GCCGGCTTCCCCTTCTTTCAGCTGGATCGCTTTCTCAAAATCCTCGTCCAGGACCTCAACCGCTACGTGGCCATTGCCGAAGAGTTCCCGAACGAGGCAACCGACAAGATAAAGTCGGGCGGGTTGCTGCATGACCGACGGGTTGCCCGCATCATCACGCCTGGCACTCTCATTGACGAGAGTTTCATTGATCCATATACGAACAACTATGTCCTAGCTATCCACGTCTGTGGAGATCATGGCCCTCCATCCAACGCAGAACCCGACCTGGCCAACTTTCCCAAACCCAGCTCTGTGTCTCTTGGTCTCGCATGGCTGGATTTGTCCACCGGCCACTTTTTTACCCAGTCGTCCGATCTCGCGTCCCTTTCTTCCATACTTTCTAGAATTGGGCCCCGCGAAGTCGTTCTTGACAAGGATTTCGAGTCTCAACGAGACCATGGCATCTTCTCCATACTCGACGAGGATCGACATCTCATCACCTACTCACCCTCGCCTGAGCtggtcgacgtcgccgaatGGACGCCGTTGCTCGAAACAGAGGTTCCTGAGAGCACAAGGAAGAGTTTTACCGACGAGGAAGTATCTGCCGGCAGCCTGGTGCTTAGCTACGTCAAGGAGCGCTTGCAGGGCATCGCCATGAAGCTCCAACCTCCCCTTCGTCGCCAGAGCATGCAGATCATGAACATCGACAAAAATAGCTTGCGGGCTCTGGAGCTAAAGCAGACTCTCCGTGACGGCTTTTTCCGAGGCAGCCTTCTGCATACCATTCGCCGAACCGTCACCAAAAGCGGCGCTCGTCTCCTAAACGAGTGGCTCAGCTCACCATCCACGTCGCTCGAGGTGATCAGTGCCAGGCAGAGCCTGGTCGCCcgcttcatcgccgccaacgACCTTCGAGATTCCATCATTTTACTTCTGAGGCGGAGTCACGACTCGCAGCGCCTCGTCCAAAAGTTTGCCATGGGCCGTGGCGATGCGGATGACCTGCTAGCACTAGCCAACACCATCCAAGCCACCAAAGATATTGTCAATCTTCTCAATAGCGCCAGCTTTCCCACGGATGGGGACTCGGAAAGAGCTTGCTTTGGCTCCATAGTCTCTCGCATTCATCTCACACAGTCTCTCAAGCTCGCCCGGAGGATCAAACAAGCTGTCGATGAGGAAGGCGTCGTTCATCAACACGAAGTTGAGGACTCCGAGGCAAAGCGGATGATGACTTTGGCCCTGAATGTAACATCATTGGAGGGTTCGGAGGAGGTTGCAGCTGTTGCACCGGGGAGGAAGAAGCGCCCAGCCTCTATTAGGGAGTATTatgccgacgacaacgaggCCTGGATAATGGACCCAGCCGCAAGCCCCATGCTCAAGAATCTCCACATCCAGTTAAAATCCTTGCTGGACGAAAAACTGTCACTTGGAGACGCCTTGCGCAGCCGACTTGGCGCCTCGAGCCTCACTCTGAGATGGACCCCAGCCTTGGGCCATATCGCCCACATCAAGGGCAAGGATGTGAAGAATCTTCCAGAGATCACGGCTCTCTCTGCCAGTCGCTCAACTCGTTCATTCCACCTCCCAGAGTGGACTTCTCTAGGCCAGCGTCTCGACCAGACTCGTTTCCAGATCAGACGCGAGGAGCAGCGTGTTCTTCAATCTCTACGTGAGCAGGTTGTTTTGAGCCTCGTCAACTTGCGACGCAACGCCGTCGTgttggacgagctcgacgtcgccaccTCCTTTGCAAAGCTAGCTCTCGAGCAGAACCTGGTGCGACCTCGGCTCAACGACTCGACCCGTCACACCATCATCGGCGGACGACACCCAACAGTTGAAAGGGGCTTGTTAGAACAGGGACGCAGCTTCGTCCGCAACGACTGCCTCGTCGGGTCGCAGACGGATGGCCTTCTGTGGCTCATCACTGGCCCGAACATGGCTGGGAAGAGCACGTTTCTTCGTCAGAACGCTCTCATCACAATCCTCGCCCAGACGGGTTGCTACGTCCCTGCCTCATATGCCGAACTTGGCATAGTCGATGCGATTTTCAGCCGCGTTGGCTCCGCCGATAACCTGTATCATGATCAAAGCACCTTCATGGTCGAGATGCTCGAGACGGCACACATTCTCAAGCAAGCCACACCAAGGTCCTTTGTAATCATGGATGAAATTGGACGAGGCACTACACCAGAGGATGGCACGGCCGTGTCATACGCATGTCTGCACCACTTGGTCACCGTCAACAAGTGTAGGACACTCTTCGCGACGCATTTTCACAAGGttgtcgacctcgccaccAAGGAGGGACTTTGTGGGCAAAGCGGAAGTGCCGTGcacacatactgtacagatGTAGAGGAAGATGGCCATGGTGGGTTTGTCTACGTGCACAAGCTGCGAAACGGCGTCAACCATAAGAGCCATGCGTTGAAAGTTGCGCGTCTGGCGGGGCTTCCGGAGCGTGCTATTGACGTCGCAAGACAAGTCCTGGACCAGAATAGTCTGCATTCAAATCTACACGAAGACGCCATGTCGGCATCATAA